The following proteins are encoded in a genomic region of Sorangiineae bacterium MSr12523:
- a CDS encoding methyltransferase domain-containing protein: MSQSESKFIPALGFSALTPFYDRLTRVALDEEGFKSRLIREACLAPGHRVLDLGAGTGTLTIMLKKAQPAAEIIGLDVDPNILAIAEKKAMASNLDIEFRRGSATAPPFEPGSFDRVVSSLVFHHLTTENKLRALRAAHALLKPGGELHIVDWGRAQNALMRGAFLAVQLFDGFETTTDNVRGRLPDFIAEAGFTSVAEVHHQMTVFGTLALYRASRGV, translated from the coding sequence ATGAGCCAATCCGAGAGCAAATTCATTCCCGCGTTGGGCTTTTCGGCCCTCACGCCCTTCTACGATCGTCTGACCCGTGTGGCTCTCGACGAAGAGGGCTTCAAAAGTCGATTGATCCGCGAGGCCTGTCTCGCACCGGGGCACCGGGTGTTGGATCTGGGGGCCGGTACGGGCACCTTGACCATCATGCTCAAGAAGGCGCAGCCCGCGGCGGAGATCATCGGGCTCGACGTCGACCCGAACATTTTGGCCATTGCCGAGAAAAAGGCGATGGCGTCGAACCTCGATATCGAGTTTCGTCGGGGCAGCGCCACCGCACCACCGTTCGAGCCGGGCTCGTTCGATCGCGTGGTGTCGAGCCTCGTGTTCCATCACCTGACCACGGAGAACAAGCTGCGCGCGCTGCGTGCGGCACATGCTCTTCTAAAGCCCGGCGGCGAGCTCCATATCGTAGATTGGGGGCGCGCGCAGAATGCGCTCATGCGGGGCGCATTTTTAGCCGTACAACTCTTCGACGGCTTCGAGACGACCACGGACAATGTCCGCGGTCGCCTGCCGGATTTCATTGCGGAAGCGGGATTCACCTCCGTGGCGGAGGTGCATCATCAGATGACCGTGTTCGGAACCCTCGCCCTCTACCGCGCCTCGCGAGGCGTGTAA
- a CDS encoding alpha/beta hydrolase has protein sequence MMKWRLPVCLLLAASACAALPACRHDDDGAGGAGVTWTPCPLVPGDTTNDAECTTLQLPLDWDHPGGATIPIFVKHVAAAQPSGRQVWLLAGGPGGSGDDMIGSAQVVRAQDPTLDIFIPDHRGTGQSKVFSCPDHQAPGSDVPEAVEIWSRCLTALKSEWGDGLRELTVTNAAHDLGALIWRMRHPGDDVHVMGVSYGTFWAQRYLQLFPRQPTSVTLDSVGSTDETSIFGSDALFDDIVRKLMNACGQDPFCRGKLGPDPLARMKELFDALDTKTVCAPLVEAGIDRVRMRRMLALFASVRFRVGLPAMVYRALRCAPGDVAALTGMLSRFEWHPDDPPASEYGYGDALYPHIILSEDPYGPTPPDLNTLLEAQRNAYASLDESTLLRRLWDIWPRYPREALSDRYPNTHVPVFLINGDLDPQTRIEGARRIAEHYKRPYQTFVEVPNAGHIALSTSQVDNSTVTCGNQMWLAFMHDPEAPIDTSCLAHLRNLPWEGDARIARVLFQAKDLWENP, from the coding sequence ATGATGAAATGGCGCCTTCCTGTTTGCTTATTGCTCGCTGCGTCCGCGTGCGCCGCATTGCCGGCGTGTCGCCACGATGACGACGGGGCGGGCGGTGCCGGCGTTACGTGGACGCCTTGTCCGCTCGTGCCCGGCGATACGACGAACGATGCCGAGTGCACGACCTTGCAGCTGCCATTGGATTGGGACCACCCCGGCGGCGCAACGATTCCCATCTTCGTGAAGCATGTCGCCGCGGCGCAGCCTTCGGGGCGTCAGGTCTGGTTGCTCGCGGGCGGGCCTGGCGGCTCGGGCGACGATATGATCGGCTCCGCGCAGGTCGTCCGGGCGCAGGATCCGACGTTGGATATCTTCATTCCCGATCATCGCGGCACCGGGCAATCGAAAGTGTTCTCTTGTCCGGATCACCAGGCACCAGGCAGCGACGTGCCCGAGGCCGTCGAGATCTGGTCGCGCTGCCTCACCGCGCTGAAGTCCGAATGGGGTGACGGACTGCGCGAGCTGACCGTCACCAATGCGGCCCACGATCTCGGCGCCCTGATCTGGCGCATGCGCCACCCGGGAGACGACGTGCACGTGATGGGCGTCTCCTACGGCACGTTCTGGGCGCAGCGTTACCTGCAGCTCTTTCCCCGGCAGCCCACCTCGGTGACGCTCGACAGCGTGGGCAGCACGGACGAAACGAGCATATTCGGCTCCGATGCATTGTTCGATGACATCGTCCGCAAACTCATGAACGCCTGCGGACAGGATCCGTTTTGCCGCGGCAAGCTCGGTCCGGATCCCCTGGCGCGCATGAAGGAGTTGTTCGATGCGCTCGACACCAAGACGGTATGTGCGCCCCTGGTCGAGGCGGGAATCGACCGCGTGAGGATGCGGCGCATGCTCGCGCTTTTCGCGAGCGTGCGCTTTCGTGTCGGCCTTCCGGCCATGGTTTACCGCGCATTGCGCTGCGCGCCGGGGGACGTGGCCGCCCTCACGGGCATGCTCTCGCGGTTCGAATGGCACCCGGACGATCCACCGGCCTCGGAGTACGGCTACGGCGATGCGCTGTATCCGCACATCATCCTCAGCGAAGATCCCTACGGCCCGACGCCTCCGGATCTGAATACGCTGTTGGAGGCCCAGCGCAACGCCTATGCGTCCCTCGACGAATCCACGCTTCTACGCCGCCTTTGGGACATCTGGCCGCGTTATCCGCGGGAGGCACTTTCCGATCGGTATCCGAATACGCACGTGCCGGTGTTCTTGATCAATGGCGATTTGGATCCGCAGACGCGCATCGAGGGCGCGCGGCGCATTGCCGAGCATTACAAGCGGCCGTACCAGACATTCGTCGAGGTGCCCAATGCCGGACACATTGCGTTGTCCACCAGCCAAGTGGACAATTCGACCGTGACGTGTGGCAATCAGATGTGGCTCGCCTTCATGCACGATCCCGAGGCCCCCATCGATACGTCCTGCCTCGCGCACCTGCGCAATCTGCCCTGGGAGGGAGACGCGCGCATCGCCCGGGTGCTCTTTCAAGCGAAGGATCTCTGGGAAAATCCATAG
- a CDS encoding cyclase family protein gives MLLRDYRLIRLAHVNDPATTSVFPGDPPFQLTTVATVERDGFYLQYVQQGEHTGTHWGAPVHFHANEAAADELDPEDLLLPAIKLDFRAQSEAHADAAVTVADLDAWVARHGPMPREAAVILWTGWESRWGTERFANADGDGGMHHPGFSVAAVEALLARGVLGRRGALGTDTFSPDVGTDATYAVSKLLYREHRISLEVLANLDALPAQGAYVLAGGPIHRRGSGATATVFAFVPRAKVD, from the coding sequence ATGCTCTTACGGGATTACCGACTCATCCGCCTCGCCCATGTGAACGATCCCGCGACGACGAGTGTGTTCCCAGGCGATCCGCCCTTCCAACTGACGACGGTGGCGACCGTGGAACGCGATGGGTTCTACCTGCAATACGTGCAGCAGGGCGAGCACACGGGCACCCATTGGGGGGCGCCGGTGCATTTTCACGCGAACGAAGCCGCGGCCGACGAATTGGATCCCGAGGACCTTTTGTTGCCGGCGATCAAATTGGATTTTCGCGCACAATCCGAGGCCCATGCCGACGCCGCGGTGACCGTCGCGGACTTGGATGCCTGGGTGGCGCGTCACGGTCCGATGCCGCGCGAAGCGGCGGTGATTCTTTGGACCGGATGGGAATCGCGATGGGGCACGGAGAGGTTCGCCAATGCGGACGGCGACGGGGGCATGCACCATCCGGGCTTCAGCGTGGCCGCCGTCGAAGCGCTTCTCGCGAGAGGGGTGCTCGGGCGCCGGGGGGCCCTGGGGACGGATACATTCAGCCCGGACGTCGGGACCGATGCGACCTATGCCGTATCGAAGTTGCTTTACCGAGAGCATCGAATCAGTCTCGAGGTGCTGGCCAATTTGGACGCATTGCCCGCGCAGGGCGCCTACGTGCTCGCCGGTGGTCCCATCCATCGCCGCGGCTCGGGGGCGACGGCCACGGTATTCGCATTCGTGCCCAGGGCAAAAGTGGATTGA
- a CDS encoding class I SAM-dependent methyltransferase, with protein MLSKSARFEMKGPPTTSEDFDRAYRKPVTFWGDIRTPPEIKAMARGQGSALELGCGVGRFSRYLARQGLRVTAVDFSPVAIGKARASAIQEGLQVHFLVGNVTQLDALDGPFNMSFDVGCFHCLDASAQRGYVSEVFRLLEPGGIHLIWVLDEPPSGIALSPRVLETTFGSGFALQDARPSRRRLVRSHWYWLQRRA; from the coding sequence ATGCTATCTAAAAGTGCAAGATTCGAGATGAAGGGGCCGCCCACGACGAGCGAGGACTTCGATCGCGCGTACCGAAAGCCGGTCACGTTTTGGGGCGACATCCGCACTCCGCCCGAAATCAAGGCCATGGCACGGGGGCAGGGGTCCGCGTTGGAGCTGGGGTGCGGCGTTGGACGATTCTCACGGTACCTTGCGCGCCAAGGCTTGCGCGTCACCGCGGTGGACTTTTCGCCGGTGGCCATCGGGAAAGCTCGGGCGAGCGCGATCCAGGAAGGCCTCCAGGTGCATTTTCTGGTCGGCAACGTCACCCAATTGGATGCGCTCGACGGGCCGTTCAATATGTCCTTCGACGTGGGGTGCTTTCATTGCCTCGATGCCTCGGCCCAGCGTGGTTACGTGTCCGAGGTGTTTCGGCTGCTCGAGCCCGGGGGCATCCATTTGATTTGGGTCCTCGACGAGCCGCCGAGTGGCATTGCGCTGTCCCCGCGCGTGCTCGAAACGACGTTCGGTTCCGGCTTCGCACTCCAAGACGCACGCCCGAGCCGCCGACGCTTGGTGCGTTCGCACTGGTATTGGCTCCAGCGACGGGCCTAG
- a CDS encoding MarR family transcriptional regulator — MKVKKGSRWDPESAPTFWINHASRLLMRLFEQGLRPLGFGMAYLPVVVALEENGPLLQKDLADRAHVEQPTMAALLARMERDGIIAREPHPGDKRASLVSLTAVAKARAPVARERLIEGAEQALAGFSAAERATLVALLRRLVQNLDGASMPDSPR; from the coding sequence ATGAAAGTCAAGAAGGGCTCCCGCTGGGATCCGGAGTCGGCCCCCACGTTCTGGATCAACCATGCATCCCGATTGCTCATGCGGCTCTTCGAGCAGGGTCTGCGGCCGCTGGGGTTCGGCATGGCGTACTTGCCCGTGGTGGTCGCCCTCGAGGAAAACGGTCCGCTTTTGCAGAAAGATCTCGCGGACCGGGCGCATGTGGAGCAGCCCACGATGGCGGCGCTTCTCGCGCGCATGGAGCGCGACGGGATCATCGCCCGCGAACCGCACCCGGGCGACAAGCGCGCCAGCCTGGTCTCGCTCACGGCGGTGGCGAAGGCCCGCGCGCCCGTGGCCAGGGAACGGCTGATCGAGGGGGCCGAGCAGGCGCTGGCGGGCTTCAGTGCGGCGGAGCGGGCGACGCTCGTGGCCCTTCTACGCCGGCTGGTGCAGAACCTCGATGGGGCTTCCATGCCCGACTCGCCCCGCTGA
- a CDS encoding RNA polymerase subunit sigma-70, translating into MPTEHPLSGAFLAAAAPPLRAEVTATPWTPVLLEKTLAEISARARDAYPELQLGAEAFLAHAAARVSSAAELEQLRSGDLYLACASLHRDRAALRILEERFFSRLDPALGKLRLTAERVADVKQSLRDQLLVGTAATPPRLSAFTGRGDLHGWLRVTAVRAALRLARKGKRELPMEDDALLAAHTSNDDPELAYIKEIYRAQFKEAFQSALDSLSDREKNLLRQNIVDGLGIDDLSGLYRAHRATVARWLASARELLLRRTRERFIRTARISNEECDSIMRLVHSQLDGTVRRRLQEIAPR; encoded by the coding sequence GTGCCAACTGAGCATCCTCTTTCCGGTGCTTTTCTCGCCGCCGCCGCTCCGCCCCTCCGTGCGGAAGTGACCGCGACGCCCTGGACGCCCGTTCTCTTGGAGAAAACGCTGGCGGAAATTTCTGCCCGCGCCCGCGATGCGTACCCGGAGCTGCAGCTCGGGGCGGAGGCCTTTCTGGCCCATGCCGCGGCCCGCGTTTCGTCGGCCGCGGAACTGGAGCAGCTGCGCTCGGGCGATCTCTACCTGGCCTGCGCCTCGCTGCACCGAGACCGCGCCGCGCTGCGCATTCTCGAGGAGCGCTTTTTCTCGAGGCTCGATCCGGCGCTGGGCAAGTTGCGCCTGACCGCGGAGCGTGTGGCCGACGTCAAGCAGTCGCTACGTGACCAGCTGCTCGTGGGCACGGCGGCCACGCCGCCACGGCTTTCGGCCTTCACCGGCCGGGGCGATCTTCATGGGTGGCTGCGCGTCACGGCCGTGCGGGCGGCGCTGCGGCTTGCCCGCAAAGGCAAGCGCGAGCTCCCGATGGAGGACGATGCTCTTTTGGCCGCGCACACGTCGAACGACGATCCGGAGCTGGCCTACATCAAAGAGATTTACCGCGCGCAATTCAAAGAGGCTTTCCAATCGGCGCTCGATTCGCTTTCCGACCGCGAGAAAAACCTGCTTCGACAGAACATCGTCGACGGGCTTGGAATCGACGATTTGTCCGGTCTTTACCGCGCCCACCGCGCTACCGTCGCACGCTGGCTCGCCTCGGCGCGCGAACTTCTGCTGCGCCGCACGCGCGAGCGATTCATCCGGACCGCGCGCATCAGCAACGAGGAATGCGACAGCATCATGCGTCTAGTCCATAGCCAACTCGATGGCACGGTTCGCCGGCGGCTTCAGGAAATCGCGCCGCGCTGA
- a CDS encoding protein kinase, with protein sequence MALSKYTRAGVVTIGPGCLEEGVILDFIQGQLSTPDFEEAEAHLARCTECRELVSTLARGLGTTSATNETGELRDVAFAPARQDARAAPVAPGELIAGKYRVERLLGHGGMGVVVAATHVHLGHKVALKFLHPGAMEASSRVVRFLREGRAAARIQGEHVARVMDVGTLDSGVPYIVMEFLQGLDFAALLAERGTLPIEEAIHYVLQACEAVAEAHALGIVHRDLKPANLFLSARPDGSPLVKVLDFGISKDGGAAAPQLTSGEVMMGSPRYMSPEQIMSPRDVDTRTDIWALGVILHELLAGSPPFDSDSAVGLSTLIVSHAAPKIRASRPDASHSLEAILLRCLEKERARRFSNVGELAEALHPFVRTGTAAASARVSVDRIVRLVHGGVVHPDAVPRGISIVPATASTRDAFSGTQPVAPPPKRRSTLGIAVVTAASLGLAAWAFIPSRAPPPTVEKVEKLSPPPEVAAVVETPHPAEVVAAVDAGPPPPKTPAHRTPAKVPKRPAPSAEPAPAQTPESDTNHSGLLDRK encoded by the coding sequence TTGGCACTCTCCAAGTATACCAGGGCCGGCGTCGTGACCATTGGGCCGGGTTGTTTGGAAGAAGGTGTGATCCTGGATTTCATCCAGGGCCAGCTCTCGACGCCCGATTTCGAGGAAGCGGAGGCGCACCTCGCCCGCTGCACCGAATGCCGCGAATTGGTCTCCACGTTGGCGCGCGGCCTGGGAACGACGAGCGCGACGAACGAGACGGGCGAGTTGCGCGATGTAGCCTTCGCGCCAGCCCGCCAAGATGCGCGGGCAGCGCCGGTGGCCCCGGGAGAGCTCATCGCAGGGAAATACCGCGTGGAACGGTTGCTCGGCCACGGCGGAATGGGCGTGGTGGTGGCGGCAACGCACGTGCACCTCGGCCACAAGGTGGCGCTCAAGTTTCTCCACCCCGGGGCAATGGAGGCATCGTCTCGGGTCGTGCGTTTCCTTCGCGAAGGGCGCGCCGCCGCACGAATCCAGGGGGAGCATGTCGCCCGCGTCATGGATGTCGGAACGCTCGACAGCGGTGTGCCGTACATCGTCATGGAGTTCCTGCAGGGGCTCGACTTCGCGGCGTTGCTGGCAGAACGCGGAACGCTCCCCATCGAGGAGGCGATTCATTACGTTCTGCAAGCCTGCGAGGCCGTCGCGGAGGCGCATGCACTGGGCATCGTGCATCGCGATCTCAAGCCGGCCAATCTGTTCCTGAGCGCGCGCCCGGACGGCTCGCCGCTGGTGAAGGTGCTCGATTTCGGCATTTCGAAGGACGGAGGGGCGGCCGCGCCGCAGCTCACGTCGGGCGAAGTCATGATGGGCTCTCCGCGGTACATGTCGCCCGAGCAGATCATGAGCCCGCGCGACGTCGACACGCGCACCGACATTTGGGCGCTCGGGGTGATCCTCCACGAGCTCTTGGCCGGCAGTCCCCCGTTCGATAGCGATTCGGCCGTCGGGCTTTCGACCCTCATCGTCTCGCACGCCGCGCCCAAGATTCGCGCCTCGAGGCCCGACGCTTCGCATTCGCTGGAGGCCATTCTTCTGCGCTGCCTCGAGAAAGAGCGCGCGCGGCGTTTTTCCAACGTCGGCGAGCTCGCAGAGGCATTGCATCCCTTCGTTCGCACGGGGACGGCGGCGGCCTCGGCACGTGTCTCCGTGGATCGCATCGTTCGCTTGGTGCACGGAGGTGTCGTCCACCCCGACGCCGTGCCGCGGGGCATATCCATCGTGCCGGCCACGGCATCGACCCGCGATGCGTTCAGCGGCACGCAGCCGGTGGCTCCGCCGCCAAAACGGCGTTCGACCTTGGGCATCGCGGTGGTGACCGCGGCCTCTCTCGGTCTCGCAGCGTGGGCCTTCATCCCGAGCCGGGCACCGCCGCCCACGGTCGAGAAGGTGGAAAAACTTTCGCCTCCGCCCGAAGTCGCCGCGGTGGTCGAAACGCCGCACCCCGCGGAGGTCGTCGCGGCCGTGGATGCCGGCCCGCCGCCGCCGAAGACGCCGGCCCATCGCACACCGGCCAAGGTGCCCAAGCGCCCTGCCCCTTCCGCCGAGCCTGCGCCAGCGCAAACCCCGGAGAGCGATACCAATCATAGCGGCTTGCTCGATCGGAAGTGA
- a CDS encoding right-handed parallel beta-helix repeat-containing protein — protein MKSAKGIALVCACAGIGACSAAPLEPARATRAAVAPTSPPAPVCGNAELLTGPENAPEGAVIVPAGDNTGFDFRRPGLTYWFAPGVHTLGTELFGQIAPGAHATFVGGPGAILDGQNANLYAFTGEAEGVTIRYLTIRNFGRGLDNNNEGVVNHNGGSGWIIEHDTIQDNDGAGVFLGSDNILSYNCLKDNGQYGFSMFKMPIESDSAIKNLVLDHNEIVGNNKDDWETRNPGCGCTGGGKFWDVNGARITNNWVHDNDSVGLWADTNNVDFLFEGNYIDHNTDEGIFYEISYNATIRYNTLRRNAWAKGVRNTGSPGPAIYLSESGGDARLASTVSGSTKLRIYENVLEDNFSGISIFENANRFCNSNGNTSKGYCTPFVHPTLIPSPHDETYVNPINATHPCYAQVGNEPYLTDCRWHAQNVEVTNNEFRFDPTVVPCAGTYCGVQALMATGENNIPWSPYTVASVQNAVMFGNGNVFANNHYYGPWRFAKGYGEKIRFDTWQAAPFLQDQGSTSDQGPPPKVPNVFDADTATLEGSTGQWSAWFSDTIAQTTNEAHGGTHSLEIAVTAPDGWGVQLANYPGYDITPGEKLVRIWAKSRTATAIQPKLTIKWLNVNREILQTDTVQLPTLTMAWQEASATVTAPAGTITVWGYLTGPGSAGTTLYIDDISIGDPP, from the coding sequence ATGAAGTCGGCCAAGGGCATCGCTCTCGTTTGCGCGTGCGCGGGTATTGGAGCCTGCAGTGCCGCGCCGTTGGAGCCGGCACGTGCAACACGTGCTGCGGTAGCACCCACCTCACCGCCCGCCCCCGTTTGCGGCAACGCAGAACTGTTGACCGGCCCTGAAAATGCCCCGGAAGGCGCGGTGATCGTTCCCGCGGGCGACAACACCGGGTTCGACTTCCGACGTCCCGGCCTGACGTATTGGTTCGCGCCCGGCGTGCACACGTTGGGAACCGAGTTGTTCGGACAAATCGCCCCCGGCGCACACGCCACCTTCGTCGGAGGCCCCGGCGCCATTCTCGATGGGCAAAACGCGAATCTCTATGCCTTCACCGGCGAGGCCGAGGGCGTGACCATCCGGTATTTGACCATTCGCAACTTCGGCCGTGGGCTGGACAACAACAACGAGGGCGTGGTCAACCACAACGGCGGCTCGGGCTGGATCATCGAGCACGATACCATTCAGGACAACGACGGCGCCGGAGTGTTCCTCGGCAGCGACAACATATTGAGCTACAACTGTTTGAAAGACAACGGCCAATACGGCTTCAGCATGTTCAAAATGCCCATCGAGAGCGATTCCGCGATCAAGAATCTCGTTTTGGATCACAACGAAATCGTGGGAAACAACAAAGACGACTGGGAAACGCGCAATCCGGGGTGCGGCTGCACCGGCGGCGGCAAATTCTGGGACGTCAACGGCGCCCGGATCACCAACAATTGGGTGCACGACAACGACAGCGTCGGTTTGTGGGCGGACACCAACAACGTCGATTTTCTGTTCGAGGGAAACTACATCGACCACAACACCGACGAAGGCATTTTCTACGAAATCAGCTACAACGCGACGATTCGATACAATACGTTGCGCCGCAACGCGTGGGCCAAAGGTGTCCGCAACACGGGCTCGCCCGGCCCGGCCATCTACCTTTCCGAGTCGGGCGGCGATGCACGCTTGGCCAGCACCGTCTCCGGTTCGACGAAACTCCGCATTTACGAGAACGTTCTCGAGGACAATTTCTCGGGCATCTCGATTTTCGAAAATGCCAATCGCTTCTGCAACTCCAACGGCAACACCAGCAAGGGCTATTGCACGCCCTTCGTGCACCCTACCCTGATTCCGTCGCCTCACGACGAGACGTACGTCAATCCCATCAATGCGACGCACCCGTGCTATGCCCAAGTTGGCAATGAGCCCTATTTGACCGATTGCCGCTGGCATGCGCAAAACGTCGAGGTCACGAACAACGAGTTTCGCTTCGACCCCACCGTCGTTCCGTGCGCGGGCACGTATTGCGGCGTGCAAGCGCTCATGGCCACCGGTGAAAACAACATTCCGTGGTCGCCGTACACCGTAGCCAGCGTGCAAAACGCGGTCATGTTCGGCAATGGCAACGTCTTCGCGAACAATCATTATTACGGCCCCTGGCGTTTCGCCAAAGGGTACGGGGAGAAGATTCGCTTCGACACGTGGCAGGCCGCCCCGTTCCTTCAAGATCAGGGAAGCACCAGCGATCAGGGCCCGCCGCCCAAGGTGCCCAATGTTTTCGATGCCGACACGGCGACCCTCGAGGGCTCCACCGGCCAGTGGAGTGCCTGGTTCTCGGACACGATTGCGCAGACCACCAACGAGGCGCACGGCGGCACGCACAGCCTCGAAATTGCCGTCACCGCCCCGGACGGGTGGGGCGTCCAGCTGGCGAACTACCCCGGATATGACATCACGCCGGGCGAGAAGCTCGTGCGTATTTGGGCCAAAAGCCGCACCGCCACGGCGATCCAACCGAAGCTCACCATCAAATGGCTCAACGTGAACCGGGAGATCCTCCAGACGGACACCGTGCAGCTGCCGACGTTGACCATGGCCTGGCAAGAGGCTTCTGCCACCGTGACTGCGCCCGCGGGCACCATCACGGTCTGGGGTTACCTCACCGGCCCGGGAAGCGCGGGCACGACCTTGTACATCGACGACATCTCCATCGGCGATCCGCCCTGA